The following DNA comes from Ornithobacterium rhinotracheale DSM 15997.
TTATGCCACAATTTTATGGCGATGACCCGCATTTAGATTTAAAGGGCTTTTTGTTATTTGGTGCTTCCTCTGTATTATTGTCTGTTGCGTTAGAAGTTATAACTAACGAAAGTTTATTCATCTATGGCGTTATAATGCTAGTTTTGGGCTTAATGTTTTTGCCTATTTATTTTAGGCATGCCAAGAAGCGAGAATTTCCAATTTTCCCAACACATTTGTTCAAGGTAAGAACATTCAGAATTGGGCTTTTGGGCAATTTAGCCTGTCGATTAGGCATCAGTTCTTTGCCGCTGTTGGTACCACTTTTAATGCAGATAGACTATCAACAATCTGCTGCCGTTTCTGGGTGGATCGTTGCGCCCATGGCATTTTCTTCTATGCTTGCCAAGCCTTTAGTCGTCCCGATTTTAAACCGATTTGGCTATCGCAGAATTTTAATAGGAAATACCATAATCATAGGCTTATTAATTGCCTCGATTGCCATTCCGTCGAGAGGGGCGAGCATTTATGTATTTATCCCGATTTTAATCGTTTTAGGATTTTTCAATTCGATACAATTCACGGCGATGAACTCCATTGCTATTGCCAATTTAAGGAATTACCAAACCAGCAGTGGGAATAGCTTGCTTTCAGTAAATCAGCAGATTGCTATTGGTTTTGGGATAGCGATAGGATTAGCTATTTTAAGATTTTTTCAGCACAATCCGTATTTCACACAATTCGGAATGCACGATGCGTTTAGATTTACCTTTATAAGCATTGGGGCGATTACAGTGGCATCTACATGGGTGTTTGCACGCTTAAATCCTACGGATGGTGACAATCTTAAGACCAAAAAATAATTGATATTTAATTTTTTAAGTTGGGCAGAAATCAATATTTTTGTAGAAATTGATAAAGTAGAATATGAAGAAAATATTTTTAAGCCTTTTGGTAGGCGTGAGCGTGAGTACTTTTGCGCAAGAAGATTTAATTAATTCACTTAAAAACAACAAAAGTTCGATCAATGGTTTTGTTTTTACGCCCGTAAAGGTAAACGATGCAACATCGGTTAAAAACCAAGGACGAAGCGGAACTTGCTGGAGCTACTCAGGAAACTCATTTCTAGAATCTGAGATGTTGAAAAAAGGAAAGCCAGCAGTTGATTTAGCCGAAATTTATACTGCGAGAAATACATATATCGACAAAGCTAAAAATTATGTGCGCATGCACGGAAATGTGAGCTGGGGCGATGGTGGAGAGTTGCACGATGTGATGAACTCTTACAGAAAATACGGAGCTTTGCCGCAAGAAGTGTATGATGGATTGAATGAAGGGCAAAAGCTAAATGATTTTGGCGAAATGCAATCAGCTTTAAAAGCGTATTTAGATGCTATTATTAAAAACAAAAAACTAAGCAAAAACTGGCTTAAAGGCTTTACTGCTATTCTAGATGCATATTTAGGCAAAGTGCCAGAAAAATTCACTTATAAAGGAAAAACTTATACCCCAAAAACTTTTGCTAAAGAAGTGGTGGGGCTAGATCCAAACGATTATATCGAAATGGTATCATTGAACGATGAACCAAAGTTTGAGTATGTATTCTTCCCTGTGCCAGATAACTGGAGCTTTGACTATGCATACAATATCCCGATGGATGATATTACAAAAGTGATTGATTACGCTATCGAAAAAGGATACACAGTGGGATGGGCAACCGATGTTTCAGAAAAATACTTTAGCTGGGTAAACGGTGTGGCTTATGTGCCAGAAAAAAGATATGAAGACATGAGCGATAAAGAACGCCAAAATATGTTCAGCACTCCGCCGACTAAAGAGCGTGAAATTACGCCAGAGATGAGACAAGAAGCTTTTGATAATTACGAAACTACAGACGATCACGGAATGCACATTGTAGGTTTGGCAAAAGACCAAAATGGAAAAGAATACTACATCGTGAAAAACTCTTGGGGTATGAGCAACGATTATCAAGGCTACCTTTATGTAAGCAAAAACTATGTGAAATATAAAACTACTGCCATTCTGGTAAACAAAGCAGGAGTTCCAAAATCAATTCTTAAAAAATAAAATTTTCTGAATTGTAAAACATAGAAAATCTATCAAAAAGCCCTTTTTCATTGATTGAGAAAGGGCTTTCTGTTTATTGCCTGTTAAAAACAAAAAACTATAATTTTAGGTAAGAATAAAAATTTACGTTACCTTTACCCGCCTATGGAAGAAGATTTTTTCTGCAACGAGCTCGTCCAAAAATTTGAGCAAATGATTGAGAATAAGGAGAGTCTATATTTTGATTCAGATGAATTGTCGGAAATTATAGAGCATTATCTTTCAATCAGAGACATGGAGTATGCCCAAAAGGCAATAGAGTTCGCCAAAGAAATCCATCCAGATAATTTAAATATCTTGGTCAAAGAATTTGATTTTAGCATAGAAAACAATCAAATTAGAAAAGCCGAACGCCAAATGCTGGAACTAGAATCCATGGCAAGTGGCGACATCGATTATATGATTGCTTGTGCTAAATTTTATTCAGCCAAAGAGGAATACTTCAAAGCCATTGATCTGTATCAGCAAGCTTTGAGCCTTGCCGAAGACGAGGAAACCAAAATTTTTCTTTTACACAATTTGGGCAACGAATACCTAAATATCGATAATCTTGTGCGAGCTTTTCATTATTTTAAAAACATTCTAGCCATAGATCCTCAAGATGAGGAAGCCTTTATTTCCTGCATCGATTGCTTTGATGAAATGGGGAAAATCCATGAAAGTTTAGATTTTATACATCAATATTTAGACAAAGATCCGTATTCAGAATACGCTTGGCTAGAGTTGGGACGAAAATACCTTTTAATTGAAAATTATCCCGAGGCACTCAATGCCTTTGATTTTGCCATCGCCATTAATCCTAAAAGTATTAATTCTCTAATGCTAAAGGCTTATACCTTAGAGCTTTTTGATAAATACGAAGAAGCCATTGAGGTGTACAAAGAAGCCGCGGAGTTGGAATATACCACAGCGACAACTTTTATGAAAATAGGTCAGGCTTATTTAAGTTTAGACCAAAAAGAAAATGCACTCGAGGCGTTTCATACGGCAATTCACGAAGACCCTCAGCTAGACAAAGCTTGGTATGAGGCGGCACTGGTGTATGAGGAGCTGGGGCAATATCAAGAAGCGTTGCAATACATCAATCGTGCGATTGAGCTAGACGAAACCAATGTGACTTACCATAAACGAAAAGCCTATTATTTTGTGCAAATGGGCGATTTGGAAGCCGCAGAAGTATGTTACCAAACGATTTTGAAGCTCGAAGGGCACAAATTCATCAATTGGCATGCTTATGCAGAATTGCAGGTGCTTTTGGGCGACTGCAAGGCAGCGATAGATACCATTCATGCCACGTCTAAAAGATTCAATCAGCCAGAATTATTGTATCAATTAAGCCATTGTTATTTTAATTTAGACGATATGGCAAAGGGCATTCAATATTTGAAAAAAGCCCAGCAAGTGGCACCAGAGCTTTTGCCCGAAATGATTGAAAAATATCCGATTTTAAAGGATTTTCTCAAAATCATTTCTGCATTGGATTAAATTACAATTACTTAAAAAAAGCAACTAATAATTTAACGATGAGGTAACACTAAAAGTGCCATTTTTGCATTTGAGATGAGTTACTTTATCATTGGCGACATACACGGGTGCTACTATGCACTAGAGGAAATGCTTGCGCACTGGAATCCAGCAAAAGAAAAATTGATTTTGCTTGGCGATTTGGTGCACAAGGGCAAGCATTCTTATGCCGTGCTCGAAAAAGTGATTCAATTACAGAAAAAATATCCCGAAAAGGTAATTGTGCTCAAAGGCAATAACGATGAAATCTTTCAGCAACGCTACGAGGAAAGCATCACGCTTTCAGACAAACAAAAATTTGAAACCTATAATTTGAATTATCTCTCTGTGTTGCAGTGGCTGGAGGAGTTGCCACATTTTTACGAAGATGCCAAAATCTTTGCGAGCCATGCAGGATTTCCTGCACGTGCCGACGAAGAAAATGGCGAAATCGATTTTTTGTTTCACAAAGGCGAGCTCAAAAAACTCAAAAAAACGCAATTCCTTGGGCATGTTGTGGTCGAGGAGCCTAAGTTTGTAAAAGATAAAAAAGCTTGGTATCTCGACACGGGCGCAGGCTGGGGCAAATCGCTTACAGGAATAAAACTTAGCAAAAAAGCAAAAGTGAATCAAGTCATTAGCATTTCGGTGACTAAAAAAGATGTTTGCATGCATTAGATTGGTAAAGAATTTGTAGCTCTATTTTCTCAAGATATGAATTTAGTAGCGCACCAATTATTATCCTTTAATCAGCCCGAAATTCAAGTGGGAAATCACTTGGGAGATGTCATCAAGGGGAGAAGGCTCAGTAACTTTCCCCATGAGATTCAAAAGGGAATTTTATTGCATAGGCACATCGATTCTTTTACCGATTCGCACCCCGTGGTCAAGAGGAGTTGTGCTAGATTGTACGAGGATTATGGCAAATATGCGCCCATCATAGTCGATATTTTTTACGATTATTTTTTGATTAAAAACTGGGGGAAATTCTGCAAAAAGGATTTTAATACTTTTAGAAAAGAATGCTACAAAGTGCTTTTGGCATACAAGGAACTATACCCAGAGCCCTATCGACACTACACCGAGCTTTTGGCAAAAAGAGATTGGTTTTATCAATATTCTACCATGGAGGGCGTGGAGCTTACGCTCAATAAACTAGGAAGCCGCACACGATTTTTCAACAACATGCACATGGCGGTAAAGTCGCTCTATGTAGACGAAGCACTTTTCAATAAAGATTTTTTAGAATTTTATCCCGAATTAGAGCAATCCTGCCGCGAATTTTTAAAGCTTTCGGCTTAGAAAAATTGCTTATATTTGTAAGGTGAGCAATCCAATCTTAACTCCCATAGACTATTTAAACGGGCTGGGCCCGCAACGAGCTGAGGTGCTAAAATCTGAGCTCAAGCTCTTTAATTGTCGGGATTTATTGTATCACTTTCCGTTTCGTTATATCGACAAAACTAAATTTTACACTTTAAAAGAAATTACCAATTTTTCGTCTGAAATTCAGATTAAAGGCACAATCATCAATATGCAAGAAGTGGGCGAGGGGCGAAAAAAACGCATTCACGCTACTTTTCAGGACGAAACGGGGCAAGCCGATTTAGTTTGGTTTAAATATTCGCCATGGCTTAAGAAAAAAATTTCGGATTTAATCGCAAAGCCTATCGTAATTTTTGGGAAGCCGAGCCTTTTTCAAAACCGAATCAGTTTCACGCACCCAGAAATGGAAACCGAATCGGCGCACCAAGCCGAAGGCAAAGGGCTAGAGCCTGTGTATTCTACTACCGAAAAAATACAGAAAAAAGGCATTACGCCCCGCATTTGGCGAGGCATGATAGAGCAGGTTTTGGAAATGGTAAATCCCTACATTCGGGAAAATTTATCTAGCGAAATTAAACGAAAATATGATTTAATCGATAGAAACAAAGCCTTTTACCAAATTCATTTTCCTAAAAATGCAGAAGAGCTGAATCAAGCCCAAAAAAGATTAAAATTTGAGGAATTTTATTTTCTGCACCTTTCATTGCAAATGCAAAAAGCCATAGGCAAAAAGAAATTCAAATCGCAAGCATTTTCTTCTGTGGGCGATTATTTCAACGATTTTTATCATCATCATTTAGGCTTTGAATTGACCAATGCCCAAAAGCGTGTGATACGAGAAATCCGTTCGGATATGGCAAAATCTAGCCAAATGAATCGCTTGTTGCAAGGCGATGTGGGGAGTGGGAAGACCATCGTGGCGTTTATGTCGATGCTCATCGCTGCCGACAATGGATTTCAATCGCTATTGATGGCGCCGACAGAGATTTTGGCGCAGCAACATTATTATGGCTTAAAGCAAGAAGCCGACAAGATGGGACTTGAGATTGCACTGCTCACAGGAAGCACCAAAACGGCAGAACGCCGAGAAATTCATCAAAAGTTAGAAGACGGAAGTTTGCATTTTTTGGTAGGCACACATGCTTTGATTGAGGACAAAGTAAAATTTAAAAATTTAGGTTTTGCCATAATCGACGAGCAGCACCGCTTTGGCGTGGCACAACGAGCCAAAATCTTTAATAAAGGAATTTTGCCACCACACATGCTGATTATGACGGCAACACCGATTCCGCGAACGCTGGCAATGACGCTGTATGGAGATCTGGATATATCGATTATTGATGAATTGCCCGCGGGTAGAAAACCGATTCAGACGCACCATATGCTCGAAAAAGATCGCTTAAAATTGCTCGGATTCATGCGTCGAGAAATCGAGAAAGGTAGGCAGATTTATATTGTGTATCCGCTGATCGAGGAGTCGCAACAATTGGACTACAAAGCACTCATGGATGGCTATGATTACATCGCTACGGAGTTTCCTTATCCTGATTTTGCGATTAGCATCGTACATGGGCAAATGAAACCAGCCGATAAAGATTATGAAATGCAACGCTTTGCCAAAGGCGAAACCGATATCATGGTGGCAACGACGGTGATAGAGGTGGGTGTGAATGTGCCGAATGCCAGCGTGATGATTATCGAAAGTGCCGAGAAATTTGGGCTGTCTCAATTGCACCAGTTGCGCGGTAGAGTAGGGCGTGGTGGCGAGCAGAGTTATTGTATTTTGATGACCAAAGATAAGCTAAACGAAACGGCCTACAAACGAATCCAAACCATGTGTCAATCTACCGATGGGTTTAGAATTGCCGAAGTAGATTTAGAATTGCGAGGCCCTGGAAATGTGATGGGAACCCAACAAAGTGGTATTTTAAATCTAAAGATTGCAGATTTAAAAATGGATAAAACCATATTTCAAGCAGCCAGAAAGGCCGTGGAAGATACACTAGAAGAAGACTTTAACTTATCAATGACCAAAAATGCCAATATTCTACATTTTTTCAACCTTTATCACAAAAAGAAAATCGGTTGGGCAAATGTGGGCTAAAAAATTTTAATTCCTGAAATAAAAATATATGAAACATAAAATAATCGCAGTATTTTTGTTACTGAGCGTAGCAATTAGCTGCCAAACGAATAATAAACCTAAAACTATGAGTACAAATTTAGAAACAGCAACTTTAGCAGGCGGGTGCTTCTGGTGCTTGGAAGCCGCTTACGACCGATTGAAAGGCGTAGAAAATGTACAATCTGGATTTGCCAACGGGCACACCGAAAATCCAAGCTACAAGGAAGTGTGTACGGGCGAAACGGGACATGCCGAGGTAGTGCGAATTACTTATGATCCGAGCCAGATTGATTTCAAAACATTGTTAGAAGTCTTTTGGGTTTTGCACGATCCTACTCAGCTTAACCGACAAGGCGAAGACATCGGGACGCAGTACCGTTCAGGGATTTTCTATGAAAACGAAAAGCAAAAAACAGAAGCCGAGGAATCGATGAAAAATTCAATCGCACGCGGGGATTATGACAAGCCATATGTAACTATCATCGAGCCTTTGAAAGCCTTTTACCCTGCCGAGGATTACCACACCGATTATTTTGAATTGAACCAAACACAGCCGTATTGTAGTGCGGTGATTGCCCCCAAGATGAAAAAATTTCAGGCTAAATTTAAAGAGCTTTTAAAAGATTAAAATTATTATAAGAGAGATTGTTCAAAAGGCAATCTCTTTTTTATGTAAAGATATTAGCGTTTAATTTTTATATTTACGATATATTAAATCGGTAGAAATAAAAGTTTTTTTGACTGTGAATTAAATAAAAAATAAATCATGAAGATAAAGAATTTTGAATTTAAAGCTCGTGTTTCTAATATAGAATCCTATCAAGAAAAATTATTAAGTTTAAACCCCAGATATGTAGGAGAAGATCATCAAATAGATACTTATTTCTGTGCCAAAGAGGGGCGACTGAAGCTTAGAGAGGGCAACATCGAAAATGCTTTGATTAATTATCAACGCGCAGATACTAGCAAGGCAAAGGAATCTAAAATAATTCTGTATAAACATAAGCCAAGCGAGGCGTTGAAAGAAATCTTGACATTGCAATTGGGAGTGAAAGTTATCGTAAATAAAAAAAGACAAATTTATTTCATAGACAATGTCAAATTTCATTTTGATAAAGTAGAGGGATTGGGCACCTTTCTAGAAGTTGAAGCCATAGATACCGAGGAGGAATTTACACTTGAGCAATTAGAGGAGCAGTGCAACAAATACTTTGAGTTTC
Coding sequences within:
- a CDS encoding MFS transporter — translated: MKSQYTPQQFERIKKFLPYIMATAIFMQMLDATILNTALPAMAKSLNVSPLNMQSAIISYVITLALFIPISGYLADRYGTKKIFILALFIFGVGSLMCALSFSLKFLVLSRIIQGLGGALMTPVARLALMKTYEKSEFVAAMNFAIIPALIGPIAGPLVGGYLVDYLSWHYIFLINLPIVIIGILLSLKFMPQFYGDDPHLDLKGFLLFGASSVLLSVALEVITNESLFIYGVIMLVLGLMFLPIYFRHAKKREFPIFPTHLFKVRTFRIGLLGNLACRLGISSLPLLVPLLMQIDYQQSAAVSGWIVAPMAFSSMLAKPLVVPILNRFGYRRILIGNTIIIGLLIASIAIPSRGASIYVFIPILIVLGFFNSIQFTAMNSIAIANLRNYQTSSGNSLLSVNQQIAIGFGIAIGLAILRFFQHNPYFTQFGMHDAFRFTFISIGAITVASTWVFARLNPTDGDNLKTKK
- a CDS encoding C1 family peptidase, which gives rise to MKKIFLSLLVGVSVSTFAQEDLINSLKNNKSSINGFVFTPVKVNDATSVKNQGRSGTCWSYSGNSFLESEMLKKGKPAVDLAEIYTARNTYIDKAKNYVRMHGNVSWGDGGELHDVMNSYRKYGALPQEVYDGLNEGQKLNDFGEMQSALKAYLDAIIKNKKLSKNWLKGFTAILDAYLGKVPEKFTYKGKTYTPKTFAKEVVGLDPNDYIEMVSLNDEPKFEYVFFPVPDNWSFDYAYNIPMDDITKVIDYAIEKGYTVGWATDVSEKYFSWVNGVAYVPEKRYEDMSDKERQNMFSTPPTKEREITPEMRQEAFDNYETTDDHGMHIVGLAKDQNGKEYYIVKNSWGMSNDYQGYLYVSKNYVKYKTTAILVNKAGVPKSILKK
- a CDS encoding tetratricopeptide repeat protein; its protein translation is MIENKESLYFDSDELSEIIEHYLSIRDMEYAQKAIEFAKEIHPDNLNILVKEFDFSIENNQIRKAERQMLELESMASGDIDYMIACAKFYSAKEEYFKAIDLYQQALSLAEDEETKIFLLHNLGNEYLNIDNLVRAFHYFKNILAIDPQDEEAFISCIDCFDEMGKIHESLDFIHQYLDKDPYSEYAWLELGRKYLLIENYPEALNAFDFAIAINPKSINSLMLKAYTLELFDKYEEAIEVYKEAAELEYTTATTFMKIGQAYLSLDQKENALEAFHTAIHEDPQLDKAWYEAALVYEELGQYQEALQYINRAIELDETNVTYHKRKAYYFVQMGDLEAAEVCYQTILKLEGHKFINWHAYAELQVLLGDCKAAIDTIHATSKRFNQPELLYQLSHCYFNLDDMAKGIQYLKKAQQVAPELLPEMIEKYPILKDFLKIISALD
- a CDS encoding metallophosphoesterase, yielding MSYFIIGDIHGCYYALEEMLAHWNPAKEKLILLGDLVHKGKHSYAVLEKVIQLQKKYPEKVIVLKGNNDEIFQQRYEESITLSDKQKFETYNLNYLSVLQWLEELPHFYEDAKIFASHAGFPARADEENGEIDFLFHKGELKKLKKTQFLGHVVVEEPKFVKDKKAWYLDTGAGWGKSLTGIKLSKKAKVNQVISISVTKKDVCMH
- a CDS encoding acyl carrier protein phosphodiesterase — its product is MNLVAHQLLSFNQPEIQVGNHLGDVIKGRRLSNFPHEIQKGILLHRHIDSFTDSHPVVKRSCARLYEDYGKYAPIIVDIFYDYFLIKNWGKFCKKDFNTFRKECYKVLLAYKELYPEPYRHYTELLAKRDWFYQYSTMEGVELTLNKLGSRTRFFNNMHMAVKSLYVDEALFNKDFLEFYPELEQSCREFLKLSA
- the recG gene encoding ATP-dependent DNA helicase RecG, which gives rise to MSNPILTPIDYLNGLGPQRAEVLKSELKLFNCRDLLYHFPFRYIDKTKFYTLKEITNFSSEIQIKGTIINMQEVGEGRKKRIHATFQDETGQADLVWFKYSPWLKKKISDLIAKPIVIFGKPSLFQNRISFTHPEMETESAHQAEGKGLEPVYSTTEKIQKKGITPRIWRGMIEQVLEMVNPYIRENLSSEIKRKYDLIDRNKAFYQIHFPKNAEELNQAQKRLKFEEFYFLHLSLQMQKAIGKKKFKSQAFSSVGDYFNDFYHHHLGFELTNAQKRVIREIRSDMAKSSQMNRLLQGDVGSGKTIVAFMSMLIAADNGFQSLLMAPTEILAQQHYYGLKQEADKMGLEIALLTGSTKTAERREIHQKLEDGSLHFLVGTHALIEDKVKFKNLGFAIIDEQHRFGVAQRAKIFNKGILPPHMLIMTATPIPRTLAMTLYGDLDISIIDELPAGRKPIQTHHMLEKDRLKLLGFMRREIEKGRQIYIVYPLIEESQQLDYKALMDGYDYIATEFPYPDFAISIVHGQMKPADKDYEMQRFAKGETDIMVATTVIEVGVNVPNASVMIIESAEKFGLSQLHQLRGRVGRGGEQSYCILMTKDKLNETAYKRIQTMCQSTDGFRIAEVDLELRGPGNVMGTQQSGILNLKIADLKMDKTIFQAARKAVEDTLEEDFNLSMTKNANILHFFNLYHKKKIGWANVG
- the msrA gene encoding peptide-methionine (S)-S-oxide reductase MsrA; this encodes MKHKIIAVFLLLSVAISCQTNNKPKTMSTNLETATLAGGCFWCLEAAYDRLKGVENVQSGFANGHTENPSYKEVCTGETGHAEVVRITYDPSQIDFKTLLEVFWVLHDPTQLNRQGEDIGTQYRSGIFYENEKQKTEAEESMKNSIARGDYDKPYVTIIEPLKAFYPAEDYHTDYFELNQTQPYCSAVIAPKMKKFQAKFKELLKD
- a CDS encoding class IV adenylate cyclase, coding for MKIKNFEFKARVSNIESYQEKLLSLNPRYVGEDHQIDTYFCAKEGRLKLREGNIENALINYQRADTSKAKESKIILYKHKPSEALKEILTLQLGVKVIVNKKRQIYFIDNVKFHFDKVEGLGTFLEVEAIDTEEEFTLEQLEEQCNKYFEFLGLTSQDLVDKSYSDLLMEKIEKI